In Pseudoclavibacter sp. Marseille-Q3772, the sequence AACCCCTCAACACCCCAAAACTGAGACACTTCGGCACCGAAACAAGCAAGTAGACGCGGGTCACCGCATCCTGAATGCACTCACAAGCTCGGTCGTTACGGTGAGGCACATGAAACTCACCGGACCGCTTGAAACTGCCATTAACGACCAGGTGACCCTCGAGGTGGTCGCCGCGCTGACGTACGAGCAGCTGGCCATCGACATGGAGGCGCTCGATCTACCTGGGATCGCATCGTGGTTCCGTGCGCAGGCCGATGAGGAGCGTGTGCATGCAGGGAAATTCATTGCGCACATGCTGGACCGTGATGCGCACCCTCGGTATGGCGAGATGACGGTTGAGGCCGAGACGGCGACGACCGTGCTGGCGGCGTTTGAGGCTGCGCTCGCGCACGAGCAGAAGGTGTCGGGTGCGATCCGTGACCTGTACAAGATCGCGCAGGAACAGGGTGATGTTGACTCGCTGCCGCTGCTGCACTGGTTCATTAGTGAGCAGGTGGAAGAAGAGGCGACCGTGTCGGAGATCATCGCGCATGCGAAGCTGATCGGCGAAGACGGAACTGGGCTGCTGAAGCTTGATGCGCAGCTTGGTACCCGGCCCGGCGGCGAACTGCCTGCAGCCGAGTAGTCGCCCCTCGCTGGCGCCGCTCTCCGCTGCAAGGGTCCCCCATCCACGCCCTTCACTATGCCTGTTCCCGGCGCCGTTCTCGACACTGGCGCCGCATTCCGTTCTCCCGAGTTCTTCTTGCCCGATTCCCATACCGCACCCGTCCTCGCCGGGCCTAAGTGGGCCAAACTGTCTCAGAAACCGGGCCCACAAACCAAATAACCCCTCAACACCCCCGAAACTGAGACATTTCGGTACGAGGGGGAACAACGACGGAGGCTGACCAGGTGGGAAGGCGGCGGAGCGGCAGTGGGGCGCCGCCGGGGGCGGCGGTGGCAGCCACCGGGAGCAGTGGGCCAAACTGTCTCAAAAACCCGGCCCACAAACCAAATAACCCCTCGAGACCCCCAAAACTGAGACACTTCGGCACCGAAAGACGCAAAACATAGGTGCGCGGGGCGGCAGCGGGCCGCGGCGGGCAGAGGCGGGCAGAGGCGGGCAGAGGCGGCAGCGGGCCGCGGCGGCGGGCAGAGGCGGCAGAGGCGGCGCCGGGCAGGGGTTAGCTGGCGTAGCTGCCGACGAGGCGGACGGCGCCGCTGGGCAGCCACCGGGAGCAGTGAGCCAAACTGTCTCAAAAACCCGGCCCACAAACCAAATAACCCCTCAACACCCCCGAAACTGAGACATTTCGGTACGAGGGGGGGGGAACAACGACGGAGGCTGACCAGGTGGGAAGGCGGCGGAGCGGCAGTGGATGCGGCGCCGGGCAAAGGCGGATGCGCGGGCGCGGCGGGCAGAGGCGGCAGAGGCGGCAGCGGCGGCGCCGGGCAGGGGTTAGCTGGCGTAGCTGCCGACGAGGCGGACGGCGCCGCCGTCCACGCCCTTGGCACCCTGCTCGAACCCGTCGAAGTCCCGCGCCGCCATCGAAACATGACCGGCCAGCCACGCCTCGTGACCCTCGGCGCGACACGCCTCCATTACGGCCTCGGCCTTCGCGGCATCGGCAATCACGAACATGCCAATCCCCAGGTTCCAAGTGCCCTCGACCGACTCCAGCGTCGCGCCAGCAAGCCCGGTCAGCACGCGGAACACCGGCAACGGCGACCACAGCGAACGGTCCAACTCAACCCACGCACTCTGCGGCAGCACGCGCGCAAGGTTCGCCGCGATCCCACCACCAGTAACGTGCGACATGGCATGAATCGCACCGTCTAGCTCGGGCTGCTTCAACACCCGCACCAACTCGCCCGTGTACAGCCGCGTCGGCTCCAGCAGCGCCTCACCCCAGCTAACACCGAAGTCGTCGGCATGCTGCCCGTAGTCAATGCCACGGTCGGCAAGGATGCGGCGCACCAGCGAATACCCGTTCGAGTGCAGTCCGGATGCGGCCAGGGCGATCACCGCGTCACCGTCGCGTACCCGCTCAGCACCGAGCACGCGATCGGCCTCAACAACGCCGGTTGCAGCACCCGCGACATCGTAGTCATCGGGCCCGAGCAGCCCCGGGTGCTCGGCCGTTTCGCCGCCAGTGAGCGCAGTCCCGGTCGCGGCACAGGCACGCGCAATCCCGGCAACAATCGCGGCAATCCGCTCGGGAACCACGCGCCCGCAAGCAATGTAGTCGGTCATAAACATCGGCTCGGCGCCCACAACAACGATGTCGTCGACAACCATGCCCACCAGGTCCTGCCCGATCGTGTCGTGCTTATCAATCGCCTGAGCGATCGCCACCTTGGTCCCAACACCGTCAGTCGAGGTCGCCAGCAGCGGGCGCTTCATGGTTAGCATCTTCGACGCATCGAACATGCCCGCAAAACCACCGACCCCGCCGAGCACCTCCGGCCCGTGCGTGGCCTGCACAGCCTGCTTCATGAGTTCCACGGCACGATCGCCCGCACGCGTGTCGACACCGGCGGCGGCATAAAGGTCATCGCTCATGTCTGCCAGCCTATCGCTTCACCCGCGCGCCACTCGAGACCACGAGCCATCACACCAGCCGCGCACGCAACCGCTCGATCTCCTCGCGCGTAAGCCCCGCATCCAGCAGCACCGCCGCCACGTCCAGCGAGTCGAGCTGTTCGGCCACCGCAGACTCGAGGGTGTGCCCCTGTTCGGCGAGCACCGCGTTGATATTCGCCTCCTGGTTTGGAAAGTTCAGCCGCGCAAAGAACGGCGCTAACTCCCCGGCGCTGAGGGCGTAGTCGGATGCGATGGCTTCGACGCGTACGTCCGCGAGCGCCAGCAGCGCAAAGGTCACCAGCCCCGTGCGGTCGCGCCCGACTGCGCAGTGGTAGAGCACGTTCCCGGGCGCCGCCGCGATCGCGCGCAGCACCGCAACAACGCGCTCGGGGTGTTCGCGCAGCACCGGCCCGAAAAACCGTGGGGTGCCGAGCCGCCCCTCGGCCCGCATCCGCTGCCAGAACGCTTCGTGTTCGGGGTTGTCGAGCGGCACACGCACAGCGAACACACCCGCCGGCAGTTCAGCTTCGCGCGTGGGCGGGATGCGGTGGGCATTTGCGAGTTCATCCTGCGGGCTCCGCGGCACGGGGTAGGTTTCAAAGTCGTTGCGCAGATCGACGACGGTGCTGATGCCGCAATCCACCATCTCTTGCAACCCGGTCGGAGTCGCGAACCGCAGATCCGCCGAGCGCACGTAGCCGCCGGTTTTGGTGACGCTGCCGTCGTTGCGCGGCAGCCCGCCGAGGTCGCGCGCGTTGTAGAAGCCGGGCCAGTGGCGGATGCGGTCGGCAGCGGTAGCAGGCATGTGGCCATTGTCGTCGAGGCGGCTGACCGCATCCCGTGCACAAAACCGCACCGACCAAAGCCGCACGACGCAACCAACACCAGCACCAACCCCAGCTCCAGCACCAACAGGTACTGCCGACGCTCGCCACGCAGTGGCAGAATAGAAACCTGTACTGCGCCGCGGCTGCGGGCGCCCGTGACTCATCGTTAGGACACATTTCACCTTGTGCGGCATCGTTGGACACGTATCCACCTCTCCCGTTAATCAGCAGGTGTACGACTCGCTGCTCTTGCTGCAGCACCGCGGGCAGGATTCGACGGGGATCGCCACCGCAGAGGGCAACTTCCTGCACATCGTGAAGGCAAAGGGCCAGGTGCGCGAGGCGTACCGCACCCGCGATATGCGCACGCTCGCGGGCAATGTCGGGCTCGGGCATGTCCGCTATGCGACCAGCGGTTCGGCAAAGCGCGACGATGAGGTACAGCCTTTTTACGTGAACGCTCCGTACGGCCTGGTGCTGGTGCACAACGGCAACCTCACTAACACCCGCGAACTCAGCGACGAGCTATTCCGCATCGACCGCCGTCACCTCAATTCCTCAAGCGACACCGAGATCCTGCTCAACGTGCTCGCAAATGCCCTGCAGGAGTCGATTCACGGCGCCGATCTGACCGCCGACGAGATCTTCAACGCGGTGGCCTCGGTACACGACCGCGTTGAGGGTTCGTATGCGGCGATCACGCTGATTGCCGGCCACGGTCTGCTTGCGTTCCGCGACCCGTTCGGCATTCGCCCTCTGGTGCTCGGTCACCGGTTGGATGAGAACGGTCGCGATGAGTGGGTCGTCGCTTCCGAGTCGCTGGTGTTGGATTCGGGCGGGTACGACATCGTGCGCGATGTCCGCCCGGGCGAGGCGATTTACATCACCTATGCCGGTGAGATGCACGCCAAGCAGGTCATTGAGCCGAAGGCGCTCGCGCCGTGCTCGTTCGAGTATGTGTACTTGGCTCGTCCGGACTCGGTGTTGGATGGGATCTCGGTCTACGACACGCGCCTGCGGATGGGCGAGAAGCTCGCGCATCGGGTGACCGAGCAGGTGCCGTTGGATGAGATCGATGTGGTGATGCCGATTCCGGATTCGGCGCGTCCGGCGGCGATGCAGCTGGCGCAGGTGCTTGAGCTGCCGTACCGCGAGGGCTTCTACAAGAACCGCTATATCGGCCGCACCTTCATCATGCCGGGTCAAAAGGTGCGCAAAAAGTCGGTGCGCCAGAAACTCAACGCGCTGCCGCGCGAGTTCGAGGGTAAGAATGTGCTGCTGATTGATGATTCGATCGTGCGCGGTACGACCTCGAAGGAGATCGTCGAAATGGCGCGAGCTGCGGGTGCGAAGCGCGTGTTCTTCGCGTCGGCCGCACCGCCGGTGCGCTATCCGCACGTGTACGGCATCAATATGCCCACGCGCGCCGAACTCATCGCATCCGCTCGCTCGATCGAGGAGGTCGCATCCGTCATCGGCGCCGACCGGGTAAT encodes:
- the purF gene encoding amidophosphoribosyltransferase; this translates as MCGIVGHVSTSPVNQQVYDSLLLLQHRGQDSTGIATAEGNFLHIVKAKGQVREAYRTRDMRTLAGNVGLGHVRYATSGSAKRDDEVQPFYVNAPYGLVLVHNGNLTNTRELSDELFRIDRRHLNSSSDTEILLNVLANALQESIHGADLTADEIFNAVASVHDRVEGSYAAITLIAGHGLLAFRDPFGIRPLVLGHRLDENGRDEWVVASESLVLDSGGYDIVRDVRPGEAIYITYAGEMHAKQVIEPKALAPCSFEYVYLARPDSVLDGISVYDTRLRMGEKLAHRVTEQVPLDEIDVVMPIPDSARPAAMQLAQVLELPYREGFYKNRYIGRTFIMPGQKVRKKSVRQKLNALPREFEGKNVLLIDDSIVRGTTSKEIVEMARAAGAKRVFFASAAPPVRYPHVYGINMPTRAELIASARSIEEVASVIGADRVIYTTVEDLTEAIVAGSDIQQLDLSCFTGEYVTGTVTPEYLAWLESNQRS
- a CDS encoding ferritin, which gives rise to MKLTGPLETAINDQVTLEVVAALTYEQLAIDMEALDLPGIASWFRAQADEERVHAGKFIAHMLDRDAHPRYGEMTVEAETATTVLAAFEAALAHEQKVSGAIRDLYKIAQEQGDVDSLPLLHWFISEQVEEEATVSEIIAHAKLIGEDGTGLLKLDAQLGTRPGGELPAAE
- the purM gene encoding phosphoribosylformylglycinamidine cyclo-ligase, which gives rise to MSDDLYAAAGVDTRAGDRAVELMKQAVQATHGPEVLGGVGGFAGMFDASKMLTMKRPLLATSTDGVGTKVAIAQAIDKHDTIGQDLVGMVVDDIVVVGAEPMFMTDYIACGRVVPERIAAIVAGIARACAATGTALTGGETAEHPGLLGPDDYDVAGAATGVVEADRVLGAERVRDGDAVIALAASGLHSNGYSLVRRILADRGIDYGQHADDFGVSWGEALLEPTRLYTGELVRVLKQPELDGAIHAMSHVTGGGIAANLARVLPQSAWVELDRSLWSPLPVFRVLTGLAGATLESVEGTWNLGIGMFVIADAAKAEAVMEACRAEGHEAWLAGHVSMAARDFDGFEQGAKGVDGGAVRLVGSYAS
- a CDS encoding tyrosine-protein phosphatase, which translates into the protein MPATAADRIRHWPGFYNARDLGGLPRNDGSVTKTGGYVRSADLRFATPTGLQEMVDCGISTVVDLRNDFETYPVPRSPQDELANAHRIPPTREAELPAGVFAVRVPLDNPEHEAFWQRMRAEGRLGTPRFFGPVLREHPERVVAVLRAIAAAPGNVLYHCAVGRDRTGLVTFALLALADVRVEAIASDYALSAGELAPFFARLNFPNQEANINAVLAEQGHTLESAVAEQLDSLDVAAVLLDAGLTREEIERLRARLV